The Eupeodes corollae chromosome X, idEupCoro1.1, whole genome shotgun sequence DNA window TTGTCTTTGTAAAACGTAAAGCTTACAACTCAGACTTTTGAGCAGTTGCATTTCTCTATTGACATTGAGACATTGAGTAGtccttaattatttgaatttataagcTGAAGATGCTCCTTTCAAGTGGctttatcaatattttctcaTAGCAATGAAAGCTTCTCGTTTTCGACTTTTTCAAGTATTTTAATAGAAGATATTTCTacaaattctttaagaatattttgttttggaatctACACTTATTATCTTATATTGAAGAAACActcttacaaaattattatgaatttgCAAACCTTAAAGCTGTAGTCATTAAAGGATCACAAATGTCTTATCCCTTCCTACGTTTCCTTAAAATGTATCAACAATACTGTGCGCAAATAGTTTTTGATACTGATACTTCATTATCGTGATCGTCTCTCGATATTTCtgaaagtcttacaaaatattattaacattttgtaaaagatacaaaaagtttgaaatcaatattttttttcgctctgaaaatacttgagtcgaaagtaattttgtatcagttaaaataattttgaagtcaataccatatttattctcgagatattcgaGTGGGAAACCAGTTTGTTAggcttgataaaaaaaattatcacttCCGTAATTCCaaacattttaccagatgtcaaaaacgctaTTCCTTGATGCATTTAATTATTTAGGAggtaatattatttgtttgtacgtaaaatattcgaggtgacacttaatttttcttttaaaacagaaAGTAGCTTTTAATCTTATTATCTttaaagcaaaatttatttgaagtccatatatCTGGTTCTTGTGACATGCCCGGTAAAAAGGCATTCCGAATGTGCAGGCGTATGTACGTTCACGTGCAACCACTGACATCTCtacaaaaatctttcatttagatgatttaaataaatgtgtttCAGATCGTCATTATAAGCGTCATGTTTTCACTTCCTTAACTGACTCATAAAGGACGAAAAAGGGAAGGgaaattgtatatatttgttTCAAGGAATGAAAAAGTAAATACATACAACATTTTGGATTCCATGAAGAATCTATGGTCTAAAGCACTTATCAAAGAAAAGTCACTTGGTTTCATCTCACTTATCCCTCTTTATCGAAATGCACTTCCCTAATCGTAATAGACTATCCTAACTACTACTAGCTCgtgaaattttaatattttatgaagaTTTATAATTACTATCTATTTTCATATCTTGATACATTtcctgtttttataaatataaatctgctttaaaattgaacgtgaaatttattatataattgtTAAATACTACAGGAGGGGCAATAATGCCGGTGCcaccaacaataacaacaacaatcatCTCGATGTACaccacaacaacaataacagtGATGTAAAGCCGCCTGGAAATGCTTTGCAACGTTCTGCAACACTTCCCGCTAATCCAAGACGATTAGATGCCCGAAATCGTGTCACTTTTCTAATCGGTTCACCGGGAAAAGCTGGACCAGttgaaaaaagtaacaaaaataacCAACATATTCATTACAATAACAACGATAACTATTGTATCGAacaaaacaaccaaaacaataattttctcAATTCAAAAATGACTTCCGAAGATCTATTGCAGCCGGGTCATGTGGTTAAAGAGCGATGGAAGGTAAagaataaactatttaaaatttgttttataaaatatttcaaagatgCTGCAATATTAATCTATCAAAATAGAACATCGCtgcatttacaatattttttgtaaatgaactATTATAAATATAGAGTAGCttatgacaaaaaatatttcaaaacaagatAAACCTTggttaaaaaacctaaaattaattttattaattatatgttttttaaattcaataatttttaataataaatacaaatttagaattatgtttattttgaatccattattttaaacatgTGTTTTAAATTCTGTTCTTTTCAAGGTTGCTCGTAAAATCGGAGGTGGTGGCTTTGGTGAAATTTACGAAGGTCAAGATCTAATAACCCGTGAACAGGTTGCCTTAAAAGTCGAATCAGCACGACAACCAAAACAAGTTCTAAAAATGGAAGTTGCTGTCTTGAAAAAACTCCAAGGCAAAGAACATGTTTGTCGATTTATTGGGTGTGGTCGAAATGACCGATTTAATTATGTCGTAATGCAACTGCAAGGAAAAAACTTGGCTGAGCTGCGCCGTGCCCAGCCTAGAGGAGCGTTTTCTTTAAGCACAACACTTCGACTAGGATTACAAATTCTCAAAGCTATCGAATCAATTCATTCGGTTGGCTTCTTGCATCGTGATATTAAGCcggtaattattttttcttttatttttctaatttgttgCAACCGAAGTCCTTACATTTACTTTTTAGAGTAACTTTTCGATTGGTCGATTGCCATACAACTGCCGGCGTGTATACATGTTAGATTTTGGTCTAGCACGTCAATACACCACCGGAACCGGAGAAGTACGATGTCCTCGAGCGGCAGCTGGATTTCGTGGAACTGTACGCTATGCTTCGATAAATGCCCATCGAAATCGTGAAATGGGTCGACACGATGATCTCTGGTCACTTTTTTATATGCTAGTCGAATTTGTCAATGGTCAATTGCCTTGGCGAAAGATTAAAGACAAGGAACAAGTTGGTCTAACCAAAGAAAAATATGATCATCGAGCACTACTCAAACATCTTCCATCCGACTTGAAGCAATTTCTCGAACACATACAGTCGTTGACTTATGCTGATCGACCCGATTATAATGTaagctttaaaagttttttccttttccataaataataatatttgtattgtcAGTGTGCCCCACCCATTTTAATACTTGTTCTTATCTCTTATCCACGATCTTATTTGCAATATTcctaaaaaaactaacaaacgtaaatgaacttatataaaaataaaacagaaaatatataaatatataaaaaacaaatttaaatcacaaAGAATACATAATTATAGCCAATAAAAGTGTTAAGCAAAGCACAAAGGTATGTTTTGGTGCGTGCAATAATTATACACTATTACGATTTTCGGAACATCTtaagaaaagttcaaaattaaatgcGTCCAAAACTCTATGCTAAATGTATCATCTTTGCCATAATACATAAGCTCCATTTGCATAAAGGAAACTgaatatctcaattttttggcatgtatttaaaacttatattcTTCTAAAGCTAAACCTTTTGCATCGTTATGTCAACTTATTATTCCATAATGATATAGCTAGTTACAATTCTACCCTAAAGATATTCAATCGCAGTACTTCCGCCTCCGGGAATTCTCGTCctagagcccaacttcggcAAACATTCAATCTCTACCCGAATATGCAATGCTTTACTGTATCCCTTCTTTCTGAAAAGCTTACGAAATCTCCAAAAGATAGAATCACCATTagacaaaatctttaaaaaaaaatcaacttgataTTACCTCCAAATCTACGAAACCATAGTTTACTGGTACTTCTTCTGATACCATTTCTCTGTTAGCACTTACATGACATTCTTTACCCGTGATAACACTGGCAACTTTATGcagttgaaattaaattatatttctatttCGAAATCACTCTTTCACTTCAGTTTATCATTATACTATCTTTTAAGATTGGACAAATTTATGTATCTTGCTTTTGAagctatgtttttatttatttatttatttattcatctacgGATGTTATATCTTACAGATTGCAGATTTAGTTAAATTTGCGattattttacaaatcaaatttcttcgaatttcaaatcaaatacttGCAGTTTCGCATTTTTTCAGTGGTGAATACGGTTTGAAATATCGGTTGTGGATAAAAGCCCCCGACCCCATCTTTCTCTACCATTATTCAGGAATTCACAACCAATGTCCACCCACACCTTGTTTACTTATATTTTGCATTCGgtgcaattatttaaaaaaaaatgtatttctcttATATAGATGTTGATCTCATTGTTCGAACGCTGTATGAAAAGACGAGGCGTTAAAGAATCCGATCCATATGACTGGGAAAAAACTGATGTGGTTATTGGTAGTGGTGGTGCAGCATCTGCTTCTCAGGTCAATAATGTCCTAGTACAGACCAAAAATGAATACGTGCATGGAAATGTTACACAAATGACTGTTGCTGCTTCAAATGCTAGCGGAACTgaatatgtaaattttaaatttattcattttaaaattcttaaataaaatcgTTCTTTAATTACAgataagaagaagaaatgaGGTTGACACTGTGCATTTAGCATCGACTGAACCTGCCAATCATCTTAAAGATAAGGTAATTATGAAAATGTAAACAAGTTTACATATTTACACATTTTCCGGCATTGAAAAAATTTAGCCATGaagatatttgaaaaagttgttcATCAATCCTCTGTTTCTTTCTGCCTTGCACTCTCTTATGTTCGACTGtcctttaacttttatttcattcaggttgataaaaattgtaatGCAACAACATCGCCACATaatgaaattattcaaaatgctGGTGGCGTTAACCAGAATAACAGTTGTCAGCACCAAAGCACCCAACCGCAAGAACAACATCTGCAGCAGcaccaccaccaacaacaacatcaatttAATTCGAAAGCAATGCCGAATGTTGTTGGTGGTGTTACTGCAGCAGTCGCTGCAACAGCAATTATTTCCAATGATCCGCAGGCTCAGCATATATCTGCTGCAGCAAATGCGGTTATTTCAAAACCTAGTAATCAAGTAACATCGGTTTTACCAAATGTATTACCAAATGTTCCTTTAAATCCAGCCTTGCTACATCAAAAACAACATCACCAACAACATAATAATTCGGCTTCCCTTCCTCCAATGGTACGTACTATAACCTATTGCAGTTATTTAgcagattttttattttcttttcgttaCAGTCCCATCAAGGTGTTCCAATAGATGCCTTGATTGATTCGGGTGCTAGTAAATCTACAAAATTCCAAGGTTTAATTTCTATGGTTGGCATACCATCTGCAGATCTTCAGCACAATTTTACCCCAACAACACCCGGAAATGGTGGTGGCGGTGGTTCCTTAACAGGTGATATTGCACCGAAGAAAACATATTCTACAACTACAATGACTGATGGAGGAGGTGTTGTTGGAACAACAAATCCAAATGGAATAAGTAGCCCTGCCAAAGCACGACGATCCACATCACAGATTGAtcaaactgaaactgaaactcATGCAAATGATAATGTGAGTGCAGCAGTTGGTCATAAATCTCAAGATAAATCTACCTATGGAAGATTGCGGGTCCTCACAGCTCCACCAAGTTGCGTACATGAATTAATAGCTTCAGAGACTGGATCGCCAAGAGAAAATGAAGTATTTCCTTTCTCTTTCGATGCCAATAAAAGTTCTGATTATGTGCGAAGCAATCGAAATTATCAAAGTGCTGCTGAAACGGCTGTCAGTGGTCGTGCTGCGGGTTGTGTATCAAGTGGGGGTGGTGTTGTAAGTGCTGGTGGAAGTGCTGGTGGTGGTGGCAGTGCTGGTGGAGGTTCGGCAAATGCCAGCAGTGCTGGCGGCTGTGTTTCAGGTCGTCGGTCTAATCTTAGACCATCTCCTGGTACTGGAACCGGTTCAACTCAAAGACTTAGTGGTGGTACTACTCGAGATCATTCGGTGACACAATTTGCACTGATAGATGATGAAAATGTATCGGCACTACAACAAATGACTAAAGGTGGTGGTGCTTTGACTCTAGCTTCTCAATGGAAAAGTCAATTTGATGATT harbors:
- the LOC129953390 gene encoding tau-tubulin kinase homolog Asator isoform X6 translates to MTSEDLLQPGHVVKERWKVARKIGGGGFGEIYEGQDLITREQVALKVESARQPKQVLKMEVAVLKKLQGKEHVCRFIGCGRNDRFNYVVMQLQGKNLAELRRAQPRGAFSLSTTLRLGLQILKAIESIHSVGFLHRDIKPSNFSIGRLPYNCRRVYMLDFGLARQYTTGTGEVRCPRAAAGFRGTVRYASINAHRNREMGRHDDLWSLFYMLVEFVNGQLPWRKIKDKEQVGLTKEKYDHRALLKHLPSDLKQFLEHIQSLTYADRPDYNMLISLFERCMKRRGVKESDPYDWEKTDVVIGSGGAASASQVNNVLVQTKNEYVHGNVTQMTVAASNASGTEYIRRRNEVDTVHLASTEPANHLKDKVDKNCNATTSPHNEIIQNAGGVNQNNSCQHQSTQPQEQHLQQHHHQQQHQFNSKAMPNVVGGVTAAVAATAIISNDPQAQHISAAANAVISKPSNQVTSVLPNVLPNVPLNPALLHQKQHHQQHNNSASLPPMSHQGVPIDALIDSGASKSTKFQGLISMVGIPSADLQHNFTPTTPGNGGGGGSLTGDIAPKKTYSTTTMTDGGGVVGTTNPNGISSPAKARRSTSQIDQTETETHANDNVSAAVGHKSQDKSTYGRLRVLTAPPSCVHELIASETGSPRENEVFPFSFDANKSSDYVRSNRNYQSAAETAVSGRAAGCVSSGGGVVSAGGSAGGGGSAGGGSANASSAGGCVSGRRSNLRPSPGTGTGSTQRLSGGTTRDHSVTQFALIDDENVSALQQMTKGGGALTLASQWKSQFDDSEETTDNEWKQEPQSPDHRGKSHLVSQSQPNLVSKQPTSRKRDAKRKKCNLNIAGIENYTNLQESLPHCWSEPALGNILRRDLEPPVIQQAAFDYTIYRMDITRNVCVREICSDITNATAASAAATTANNNNGNVGHILTSKHRNSLPNVAFLDFQELQIDGTLNLPVKGNDHVAGAVDGPVAGSATVLSGDSLKLLSSANVFQSNCELKFIPWKVETTTTQTTTSTPNNHQQQQPPPLPAPPLSYSSSEQQRQQDQCAAATTSISAVGNIGGEETTNDDGCAVSGRLEIRVIPQESPNPDESVYYDALAATTTGSTLNNPIFHQQHPTSTANLNKTPQAQQQTNKSNNSQRSILVANSSKNVTSSSLAHVIAGSSCSDTAAPAVADAPKFKKYKIIRAPSFSDINDTATEITVDDGAHDGGGTAPLADDLIKTAIQFKGRKSRLSSSLVIDDSTQITSANSVHTTTTTITETTTGTTTSTGTIGDSSASPAPVPANGCIALGASKIPILNPNLRLSKCASWAGCDATAAANLFANQNAVVGQSGGNNSDLVGGSGEGNNISGGGVSGFLIGCQNPDFADITTGPRRRRQVEKYITDPSQLNLRFALPRSRNACRTQSIPTHLLGQFDDHSSDNSDEKSCNQHQQLQQRSLQHATVSTLAVEQQQRHNNKSEHLTELSNSKICPSPATHILVSRNGSSSEIDATTATGVHHLHHSFVGTNSKFENNQDLDVYSTLARDQSLAAAEAIRNDITPPPGAPKLENSARLRRYRHNLE
- the LOC129953390 gene encoding tau-tubulin kinase homolog Asator isoform X2 is translated as MQLNEKQRRGNNAGATNNNNNNHLDVHHNNNNSDVKPPGNALQRSATLPANPRRLDARNRVTFLIGSPGKAGPVEKSNKNNQHIHYNNNDNYCIEQNNQNNNFLNSKMTSEDLLQPGHVVKERWKVARKIGGGGFGEIYEGQDLITREQVALKVESARQPKQVLKMEVAVLKKLQGKEHVCRFIGCGRNDRFNYVVMQLQGKNLAELRRAQPRGAFSLSTTLRLGLQILKAIESIHSVGFLHRDIKPSNFSIGRLPYNCRRVYMLDFGLARQYTTGTGEVRCPRAAAGFRGTVRYASINAHRNREMGRHDDLWSLFYMLVEFVNGQLPWRKIKDKEQVGLTKEKYDHRALLKHLPSDLKQFLEHIQSLTYADRPDYNMLISLFERCMKRRGVKESDPYDWEKTDVVIGSGGAASASQVNNVLVQTKNEYVHGNVTQMTVAASNASGTEYIRRRNEVDTVHLASTEPANHLKDKVDKNCNATTSPHNEIIQNAGGVNQNNSCQHQSTQPQEQHLQQHHHQQQHQFNSKAMPNVVGGVTAAVAATAIISNDPQAQHISAAANAVISKPSNQVTSVLPNVLPNVPLNPALLHQKQHHQQHNNSASLPPMSHQGVPIDALIDSGASKSTKFQGLISMVGIPSADLQHNFTPTTPGNGGGGGSLTGDIAPKKTYSTTTMTDGGGVVGTTNPNGISSPAKARRSTSQIDQTETETHANDNVSAAVGHKSQDKSTYGRLRVLTAPPSCVHELIASETGSPRENEVFPFSFDANKSSDYVRSNRNYQSAAETAVSGRAAGCVSSGGGVVSAGGSAGGGGSAGGGSANASSAGGCVSGRRSNLRPSPGTGTGSTQRLSGGTTRDHSVTQFALIDDENVSALQQMTKGGGALTLASQWKSQFDDSEETTDNEWKQEPQSPDHRGKSHLVSQSQPNLVSKQPTSRKRDAKRKKCNLNIAGIENYTNLQESLPHCWSEPALGNILRRDLEPPVIQQAAFDYTIYRMDITRNVCVREICSDITNATAASAAATTANNNNGNVGHILTSKHRNSLPNVAFLDFQELQIDGTLNLPVKGNDHVAGAVDGPVAGSATVLSGDSLKLLSSANVFQSNCELKFIPWKVETTTTQTTTSTPNNHQQQQPPPLPAPPLSYSSSEQQRQQDQCAAATTSISAVGNIGGEETTNDDGCAVSGRLEIRVIPQESPNPDESVYYDALAATTTGSTLNNPIFHQQHPTSTANLNKTPQAQQQTNKSNNSQRSILVANSSKNVTSSSLAHVIAGSSCSDTAAPAVADAPKFKKYKIIRAPSFSDINDTATEITVDDGAHDGGGTAPLADDLIKTAIQFKGRKSRLSSSLVIDDSTQITSANSVHTTTTTITETTTGTTTSTGTIGDSSASPAPVPANGCIALGASKIPILNPNLRLSKCASWAGCDATAAANLFANQNAVVGQSGGNNSDLVGGSGEGNNISGGGVSGFLIGCQNPDFADITTGPRRRRQVEKYITDPSQLNLRFALPRSRNACRTQSIPTHLLGQFDDHSSDNSDEKSCNQHQQLQQRSLQHATVSTLAVEQQQRHNNKSEHLTELSNSKICPSPATHILVSRNGSSSEIDATTATGVHHLHHSFVGTNSKFENNQDLDVYSTLARDQSLAAAEAIRNDITPPPGAPKLENSARLRRYRHNLE
- the LOC129953390 gene encoding tau-tubulin kinase homolog Asator isoform X3, coding for MTSEDLLQPGHVVKERWKVARKIGGGGFGEIYEGQDLITREQVALKVESARQPKQVLKMEVAVLKKLQGKEHVCRFIGCGRNDRFNYVVMQLQGKNLAELRRAQPRGAFSLSTTLRLGLQILKAIESIHSVGFLHRDIKPSNFSIGRLPYNCRRVYMLDFGLARQYTTGTGEVRCPRAAAGFRGTVRYASINAHRNREMGRHDDLWSLFYMLVEFVNGQLPWRKIKDKEQVGLTKEKYDHRALLKHLPSDLKQFLEHIQSLTYADRPDYNMLISLFERCMKRRGVKESDPYDWEKTDVVIGSGGAASASQVNNVLVQTKNEYVHGNVTQMTVAASNASGTEYIRRRNEVDTVHLASTEPANHLKDKVDKNCNATTSPHNEIIQNAGGVNQNNSCQHQSTQPQEQHLQQHHHQQQHQFNSKAMPNVVGGVTAAVAATAIISNDPQAQHISAAANAVISKPSNQVTSVLPNVLPNVPLNPALLHQKQHHQQHNNSASLPPMSHQGVPIDALIDSGASKSTKFQGLISMVGIPSADLQHNFTPTTPGNGGGGGSLTGDIAPKKTYSTTTMTDGGGVVGTTNPNGISSPAKARRSTSQIDQTETETHANDNVSAAVGHKSQDKSTYGRLRVLTAPPSCVHELIASETGSPRENEVFPFSFDANKSSDYVRSNRNYQSAAETAVSGRAAGCVSSGGGVVSAGGSAGGGGSAGGGSANASSAGGCVSGRRSNLRPSPGTGTGSTQRLSGGTTRDHSVTQFALIDDENVSALQQMTKGGGALTLASQWKSQFDDSEETTDNEWKQEPQIYRMDITRNVCVREICSDITNATAASAAATTANNNNGNVGHILTSKHRNSLPNVAFLDFQELQIDGTLNLPVKGNDHVAGAVDGPVAGSATVLSGDSLKLLSSANVFQSNCELKFIPWKVETTTTQTTTSTPNNHQQQQPPPLPAPPLSYSSSEQQRQQDQCAAATTSISAVGNIGGEETTNDDGCAVSGRLEIRVIPQESPNPDESVYYDALAATTTGSTLNNPIFHQQHPTSTANLNKTPQAQQQTNKSNNSQRSILVANSSKNVTSSSLAHVIAGSSCSDTAAPAVADAPKFKKYKIIRAPSFSDINDTATEITVDDGAHDGGGTAPLADDLIKTAIQFKGRKSRLSSSLVIDDSTQITSANSVHTTTTTITETTTGTTTSTGTIGDSSASPAPVPANGCIALGASKIPILNPNLRLSKCASWAGCDATAAANLFANQNAVVGQSGGNNSDLVGGSGEGNNISGGGVSGFLIGCQNPDFADITTGPRRRRQVEKYITDPSQLNLRFALPRSRNACRTQSIPTHLLGQFDDHSSDNSDEKSCNQHQQLQQRSLQHATVSTLAVEQQQRHNNKSEHLTELSNSKICPSPATHILVSRNGSSSEIDATTATGVHHLHHSFVGTNSKFENNQDLDVYSTLARDQSLAAAEAIRNDITPPPGAPKLENSARLRRYRHNLE
- the LOC129953390 gene encoding tau-tubulin kinase homolog Asator isoform X1 codes for the protein MRCQAHSRKIISMRGNNAGATNNNNNNHLDVHHNNNNSDVKPPGNALQRSATLPANPRRLDARNRVTFLIGSPGKAGPVEKSNKNNQHIHYNNNDNYCIEQNNQNNNFLNSKMTSEDLLQPGHVVKERWKVARKIGGGGFGEIYEGQDLITREQVALKVESARQPKQVLKMEVAVLKKLQGKEHVCRFIGCGRNDRFNYVVMQLQGKNLAELRRAQPRGAFSLSTTLRLGLQILKAIESIHSVGFLHRDIKPSNFSIGRLPYNCRRVYMLDFGLARQYTTGTGEVRCPRAAAGFRGTVRYASINAHRNREMGRHDDLWSLFYMLVEFVNGQLPWRKIKDKEQVGLTKEKYDHRALLKHLPSDLKQFLEHIQSLTYADRPDYNMLISLFERCMKRRGVKESDPYDWEKTDVVIGSGGAASASQVNNVLVQTKNEYVHGNVTQMTVAASNASGTEYIRRRNEVDTVHLASTEPANHLKDKVDKNCNATTSPHNEIIQNAGGVNQNNSCQHQSTQPQEQHLQQHHHQQQHQFNSKAMPNVVGGVTAAVAATAIISNDPQAQHISAAANAVISKPSNQVTSVLPNVLPNVPLNPALLHQKQHHQQHNNSASLPPMSHQGVPIDALIDSGASKSTKFQGLISMVGIPSADLQHNFTPTTPGNGGGGGSLTGDIAPKKTYSTTTMTDGGGVVGTTNPNGISSPAKARRSTSQIDQTETETHANDNVSAAVGHKSQDKSTYGRLRVLTAPPSCVHELIASETGSPRENEVFPFSFDANKSSDYVRSNRNYQSAAETAVSGRAAGCVSSGGGVVSAGGSAGGGGSAGGGSANASSAGGCVSGRRSNLRPSPGTGTGSTQRLSGGTTRDHSVTQFALIDDENVSALQQMTKGGGALTLASQWKSQFDDSEETTDNEWKQEPQSPDHRGKSHLVSQSQPNLVSKQPTSRKRDAKRKKCNLNIAGIENYTNLQESLPHCWSEPALGNILRRDLEPPVIQQAAFDYTIYRMDITRNVCVREICSDITNATAASAAATTANNNNGNVGHILTSKHRNSLPNVAFLDFQELQIDGTLNLPVKGNDHVAGAVDGPVAGSATVLSGDSLKLLSSANVFQSNCELKFIPWKVETTTTQTTTSTPNNHQQQQPPPLPAPPLSYSSSEQQRQQDQCAAATTSISAVGNIGGEETTNDDGCAVSGRLEIRVIPQESPNPDESVYYDALAATTTGSTLNNPIFHQQHPTSTANLNKTPQAQQQTNKSNNSQRSILVANSSKNVTSSSLAHVIAGSSCSDTAAPAVADAPKFKKYKIIRAPSFSDINDTATEITVDDGAHDGGGTAPLADDLIKTAIQFKGRKSRLSSSLVIDDSTQITSANSVHTTTTTITETTTGTTTSTGTIGDSSASPAPVPANGCIALGASKIPILNPNLRLSKCASWAGCDATAAANLFANQNAVVGQSGGNNSDLVGGSGEGNNISGGGVSGFLIGCQNPDFADITTGPRRRRQVEKYITDPSQLNLRFALPRSRNACRTQSIPTHLLGQFDDHSSDNSDEKSCNQHQQLQQRSLQHATVSTLAVEQQQRHNNKSEHLTELSNSKICPSPATHILVSRNGSSSEIDATTATGVHHLHHSFVGTNSKFENNQDLDVYSTLARDQSLAAAEAIRNDITPPPGAPKLENSARLRRYRHNLE
- the LOC129953390 gene encoding tau-tubulin kinase homolog Asator isoform X4 — protein: MTSEDLLQPGHVVKERWKVARKIGGGGFGEIYEGQDLITREQVALKVESARQPKQVLKMEVAVLKKLQGKEHVCRFIGCGRNDRFNYVVMQLQGKNLAELRRAQPRGAFSLSTTLRLGLQILKAIESIHSVGFLHRDIKPSNFSIGRLPYNCRRVYMLDFGLARQYTTGTGEVRCPRAAAGFRGTVRYASINAHRNREMGRHDDLWSLFYMLVEFVNGQLPWRKIKDKEQVGLTKEKYDHRALLKHLPSDLKQFLEHIQSLTYADRPDYNMLISLFERCMKRRGVKESDPYDWEKTDVVIGSGGAASASQVNNVLVQTKNEYVHGNVTQMTVAASNASGTEYIRRRNEVDTVHLASTEPANHLKDKVDKNCNATTSPHNEIIQNAGGVNQNNSCQHQSTQPQEQHLQQHHHQQQHQFNSKAMPNVVGGVTAAVAATAIISNDPQAQHISAAANAVISKPSNQVTSVLPNVLPNVPLNPALLHQKQHHQQHNNSASLPPMSHQGVPIDALIDSGASKSTKFQGLISMVGIPSADLQHNFTPTTPGNGGGGGSLTGDIAPKKTYSTTTMTDGGGVVGTTNPNGISSPAKARRSTSQIDQTETETHANDNVSAAVGHKSQDKSTYGRLRVLTAPPSCVHELIASETGSPRENEVFPFSFDANKSSDYVRSNRNYQSAAETAVSGRAAGCVSSGGGVVSAGGSAGGGGSAGGGSANASSAGGCVSGRRSNLRPSPGTGTGSTQRLSGGTTRDHSVTQFALIDDENVSALQQMTKGGGALTLASQWKSQFDDSEETTDNEWKQEPQSPDHRGKSHLVSQSQPNLVSKQPTSRKRDAKRKKCNLNIAGIENYTNLQESLPHCWSEPALGNILRRDLEPPVIQQAAFDYTIYRMDITRNVCVREICSDITNATAASAAATTANNNNGNVGHILTSKHRNSLPNVAFLDFQELQIDGTLNLPVKGNDHVAGAVDGPVAGSATVLSGDSLKLLSSANVFQSNCELKFIPWKVETTTTQTTTSTPNNHQQQQPPPLPAPPLSYSSSEQQRQQDQCAAATTSISAVGNIGGEETTNDDGCAVSGRLEIRVIPQESPNPDESVYYDALAATTTGSTLNNPIFHQQHPTSTANLNKTPQAQQQTNKSNNSQRSILVANSSKNVTSSSLAHVIAGSSCSDTAAPAVADAPKFKKYKIIRAPSFSDINDTATEITVDDGAHDGGGTAPLADDLIKTAIQFKGRKSRLSSSLVIDDSTQITSANSVHTTTTTITETTTGTTTSTGPRRRRQVEKYITDPSQLNLRFALPRSRNACRTQSIPTHLLGQFDDHSSDNSDEKSCNQHQQLQQRSLQHATVSTLAVEQQQRHNNKSEHLTELSNSKICPSPATHILVSRNGSSSEIDATTATGVHHLHHSFVGTNSKFENNQDLDVYSTLARDQSLAAAEAIRNDITPPPGAPKLENSARLRRYRHNLE
- the LOC129953390 gene encoding tau-tubulin kinase homolog Asator isoform X7 — encoded protein: MTSEDLLQPGHVVKERWKVARKIGGGGFGEIYEGQDLITREQVALKVESARQPKQVLKMEVAVLKKLQGKEHVCRFIGCGRNDRFNYVVMQLQGKNLAELRRAQPRGAFSLSTTLRLGLQILKAIESIHSVGFLHRDIKPSNFSIGRLPYNCRRVYMLDFGLARQYTTGTGEVRCPRAAAGFRGTVRYASINAHRNREMGRHDDLWSLFYMLVEFVNGQLPWRKIKDKEQVGLTKEKYDHRALLKHLPSDLKQFLEHIQSLTYADRPDYNMLISLFERCMKRRGVKESDPYDWEKTDVVIGSGGAASASQVNNVLVQTKNEYVHGNVTQMTVAASNASGTEYIRRRNEVDTVHLASTEPANHLKDKVDKNCNATTSPHNEIIQNAGGVNQNNSCQHQSTQPQEQHLQQHHHQQQHQFNSKAMPNVVGGVTAAVAATAIISNDPQAQHISAAANAVISKPSNQVTSVLPNVLPNVPLNPALLHQKQHHQQHNNSASLPPMSHQGVPIDALIDSGASKSTKFQGLISMVGIPSADLQHNFTPTTPGNGGGGGSLTGDIAPKKTYSTTTMTDGGGVVGTTNPNGISSPAKARRSTSQIDQTETETHANDNVSAAVGHKSQDKSTYGRLRVLTAPPSCVHELIASETGSPRENEVFPFSFDANKSSDYVRSNRNYQSAAETAVSGRAAGCVSSGGGVVSAGGSAGGGGSAGGGSANASSAGGCVSGRRSNLRPSPGTGTGSTQRLSGGTTRDHSVTQFALIDDENVSALQQMTKGGGALTLASQWKSQFDDSEETTDNEWKQEPQSPDHRGKSHLVSQSQPNLVSKQPTSRKRDAKRKKCNLNIAGIENYTNLQESLPHCWSEPALGNILRRDLEPPVIQQAAFDYTIYRMDITRNVCVREICSDITNATAASAAATTANNNNGNVGHILTSKHRNSLPNVAFLDFQELQIDGTLNLPVKGNDHVAGAVDGPVAGSATVLSGDSLKLLSSANVFQSNCELKFIPWKVETTTTQTTTSTPNNHQQQQPPPLPAPPLSYSSSEQQRQQDQCAAATTSISAVGNIGGEETTNDDGCAVSGRLEIRVIPQESPNPDESVYYDALAATTTGSTLNNPIFHQQHPTSTANLNKTPQAQQQTNKSNNSQRSILVANSSKNVTSSSLAHVIAGSSCSDTAAPAVADAPKFKKYKIIRAPSFSDINDTATEITVDDGAHDGGGTAPLADDLIKTAIQFKGRKSRLSSSLVIDDSTQITSANSVHTTTTTITETTTGTTTSTGTIGDSSASPAPVPANGCIALGASKIPILNPNLRLSKCASWAGCDATAAANLFANQNAVVGQSGGNNSDLVGGSGEGNNISGGGVSGFLIGCQNPDFADITTELIFS